The genomic DNA GGTAGTGGCCGCCAAGAAGGCTGCACCAGCAAAGAAAGCCGCTCCTGCCAAAAAGGTAGTGGCGGCCAAGAAGGCTGCACCAGCGAAGAAAGCTGCTCCTGCCAAGAAGGTAGTGGCCGCCAAGAAGGCTGCACCAGCAAAGAAAGCCGCTCCTGCCAAAAAGGTAGTGGCCGCCAAGAAGGCTGCACCAGCGAAGAAAGCTGCTCCTGCCAAGAAGGTAGTGGCTGCAAAGAAGGCTACTGCATCTGCCCCAAAGGCAGCCCCCGCAAAGAAAGCCGTGAAGGCCCCTGCGGCCGCGCCATCTGCGCAAACCACGCTGAACCCCCAGGCCGCTTGGCCCTTCCCGACCGGCACCAAGCCGTAAACCAGGCCCATTCAGTGCCCAACCCGGTGCTCGTGCACCGGGTTTTTTATGCCCAGAACAATGGTGGCCAGACGTCTGGGCTGCTATCGGCAGCACAGACCGCAAACTCCGGCATGCACGCCGCGTCAGGCTGGGGTGAAGTCCAATGTGTAGTTCTGCGGTCCACGCTGTGCAATTTTGAGAGCCCCCACGCGATTGCCCAACTCGGCGCAACGCACGAGCGACCAGCCACGCTCCAACCCAAAAAGCAGCGCACCCCGCCATGCATCGCCACATCCCGTCGGATCTACCACCTGTGCGGGTTTTACAGCAGGGACCAACGTCTTTTCTCCGTCAATCCACACCTCACAACCCTGCGCCCCCAACGTGACGATCAGCCCCTTCACCTTGCGCGAGATTTCCGCGCATGACCAGCCCGTGCGCTCGCACAGCATCTTGCCTTCATAGTCGTTCACAGTGACCCAGGTGGCCTGCTCGACAAACCGGGACAGTTCAGCTCCGCTGAACATGGGCAGACCCTGGCCTGGATCGAAGACAAACGGAATATCTGCCGCCACAAACTGCGCCGCATGCTCCAGCATTGCGTCCCGACCATCGGGCGCAACAATGCCAAGACGCGCATCCGTCCAAGGCTCAATGCGGTTCGCATGGGCCTGCATCATGGCCCCGGGGTGAAATGCCGTGATCTGGTTGTTGTCACGGTCCGTCATGATCATGGCCTGCGCCGTGTAGGTGTCATGGCTCTGACCTACGTGTGCCGTGCTGATGCCCAACTCCTTCAGTCGCAACAGATAGTCGGTGCCGTCGCTACCCAGCATTGCCATGGGCAGCGGCTCGCCACCCAGCAGCCGCAGACTGTAGGCAATATTGCCAGCGCATCCTCCAAAATCGCGCCGCAAGGAGGGCACCAGAAACGAGACATTGAGGATATGCAACTGATCGGGCAAGATCTGCTCGGCAAACCGCCCTTCAAAAGTCATGATGGTGTCAAACGCAAGTGAACCGCAAATCAGTACAGCCATGGCAAAAGATAGATAGAAAGATCAGGGATAAAACGCCAGCAGCCGATAGCCCGCCACGCGTGCCCCGCCAGTGGTCACGTTGACCGCAACCGAAGCGGTCCAATCGCCCAAGGCAGGCAGTTCCGTGGGAGCCGCCATCTCTTGCGGCAAAAACACCCGCCGGAGCACAGGCTGGTCCTGTGCATCGGTCAAGGTCAATTCCATGGCAGGCGTGGCAAGGGGCACGGTTGCACGGTTCTTGATGGCAAAGGTCAGCTGGTAGCTGTCTGCGCGCCCCTTGTGGAATGAAGAGCTGTCGATCATGACATCCGATATCTGCCGCAGCGGAGCCAACGCACATTGGAAGGGTTCACACAGCATCTGAAGCCAAGGGCGAACACGCGCATCCATGGCAGCAATGCGATCGCGCTCCTGCAGCACCACCTGCAATGCCAATGTGCACAACAGCACGAACACAACGGCCCCCAACGCCACCCGCACAAGGGGGCGCCGCCAGAAGGCCTTGCGCTTCGCCGCGCGCACGAAACTCACCTCATCTGCGCCCAAAACCCCGTCGTGCAAGTCATCCTCTTGCTGATCTTGCGGCATGCTGTCACGAAGGTTCCCATCCAACGCATCCCCCAGCCCCATGCCGGACGGCGACTTGCAGGAAGACGATTCAGACAATGAGGGCTCATCGAATGACATGTCAGGACCCTGCTCTGACCCGTTCTCCTGCGCCTGCGCACTGTCAAGCGCATCCGCGAAATCACCAATGTCCTGCTCCTCAACCGATTGCTTGCGCAGCAACTCCGTAGGTGGATGCAACGCACCGGCTGCAGCGGTCGAATTTTCGCCCCGCAACTCTTCTGGCCACTCCGCGTCACGCCATTCGGCAGATGGCAGCTCATAGCCGGCCGGACTCTCGCACATCTCGACCGCAGGCGTTTCTTCCTTGGACGATTCTTCACCACCCATCTGCGTGAACGGCGACAACGTATCGGATATCGGCGCCATATCGGTGGCACCTGCAGACACACCAGATCGCCAGGGAAATGGACTGGATGACTGCGGTATCGTCTCTGTCTCTGTCTCTGTCTCTGTCTCTGTCTCTGTCTCTAAGGAAGATGCAACCGCTGTTTCCGTAACAAGAAATGCAGGAACCACCGGGCCCGGCACATCCAGCACAGCGTCTCGCGCAGAGGAATCCCACGATGTGTCGTGCGAGTCGGTGGGCGGCATGGATGGCGCGGAAGAAGCAGAGTTGTCCCCAGCTGTGGGGGCGCCCCAGGCGCGCCCTGCATCGGTGGCACGCGCCACAGGTGTCAGCGGTGGGCGCGCGGCGGTCATGGACACATCCGGCAGCAAGGCCTGCGGCTCCGAGGGCAGCAGGTGGGCCGATGCATCAAAAACCTCCTTGCATTGCCCGCATCGCACCCAGCCGTCGGAAATGCGCAACTGGTCGGCCACCACCTTGAACTTGGTCGTGCAGGACGGGCAGCGTGTAATCTGGCTCATCTGCGATCCATGGTAGTTGGCGCCCCCTTAGGCAATCGGCTGCGGCACAAGAAATTCAGCGGGAGCCCGTCATGAGAATCCAGCCATCCTCGGCATCGGCAACCTCCAGGCGGATCCACGGTGCGTAGGCTTCCTGCAGCTCCTGCGCCTGGCGCTCCAGGATACCCGCGAGCACGAGGTGCCCGCCTGAAGCGACATGCGCGCACAGCAAGGGGGCCAGCACCTTCAGCGGAGTGGCCAGAATGTTAGCCAGCACGGTCTGATAAGTCCCAAGGGCCTTGTCCGGCAGGCCAGCCTGTACCTGCACACCATTGGCCTGCGCGTTCTGCACCGTGGATTCGACGGCCGCCGGGTCAATGTCCACGGCATCAATATCCGTAGCACCGAACTTGGCCGCACCGATGGCCAAGATGCCCGAGCCACAACCGTAGTCCAGCACACGCCCCAGCGGATTTCCAGCCTCGGCACCCGCCGCACCATGGCGCGCAATCCATCGCAGGCACATGCGCGTGGTGGGATGGGTGCCCGTGCCAAAGGCCAACCCCGGATCCAGCCGGATGCTGCGCAGCGCCTGCGCAGGCAACTCGTGCCAAGTGGGAACAATCCAGAAGTCGGGGGTGATATCGACCGGCGCAAACTGAGACTGCGTCAGCCGCACCCAGTCCTGTTCCGGCACGGTCGCCAGACCCAGCACCTGGCAGCCTGCGAAAAAGTCCTGCACGGCCAAGAGTTGCTGCGCGTCGCGCGCGGCGGCTTCCGTCGCAAACAAGGCCACCACCCGGCTGCGTTGCCAGCCATCCTTGGGCGGCGGCATGCCCGGCTCCCCGAACAATGCCTGCTCGGCGTCGGTCTGTGCGTCTGCGTCCTCCACCGACACACTCAGGGCATCCAGCGCGTCCAGCGCATCGCTCACCGCCTCAATGCGGTCTTCCGGACACATCAGACTCAGCTCAAACATGGGACACGCCTCTCAGAAAAAATGAAATGCTGGCACCCGTTGCCAGGAGCCAGCATAGAACGATGCACAAGGTGACTTCACCGCTTGCGCTGTGACAACCACTCTTCCAGATAGTGAATGTTGGTGCCACCCGCCACAAACTTGGCATCCACCATCAACTCGCGGTGCAGCGGTACATTGGTGCTGATCCCCTCAATCACCGTCTCCGACAGCGCCGTGCGCATGCGGGCCAGGGCCTGCTCACGCGTATCGCCATGCACAATAATCTTGCCGATCATCGAGTCATAGTTCGGGGGAACAAAATAATTGGCATAGGCATGCGAATCCACGCGCACACCCGGGCCGCCCGGTGCATGCCACATGGTGATGCGTCCCGGCGAAGGAGTGAACTTGTAGGGATCTTCCGCATTCACCCGGCATTCGATGGCATGGCCACGAATCTCGATCTGCCGCTGGGTGAAGGGCAGCTTTTCACCGGCGGCCACCATGATCTGCGTGCGCACGATGTCCACGCCCGTGATCCATTCGGTCACCGGGTGCTCCACCTGCACGCGCGTGTTCATCTCGATGAAGTAGAACTCACCGTTTTCATACAGGAACTCGAACGTGCCCGCGCCGCGGTAACCGATCTTCTTGCAGGCCGCCACACAGCGCTCACCAATCCGCTCGATCAGCTTGCGGGGAATGCCGGGCGCCGGCGCCTCTTCAATCACCTTCTGGTGGCGCCGCTGCATGGAGCAGTCGCGCTCGCCCAGATACACAGCATTGCGGTGCTTGTCGGCGAGAATCTGGATCTCGATATGGCGCGGGTTCTGAAGAAACTTCTCCATGTACACCGCAGGATTGCCAAACGCAGCGCCCGCCTCGGCCTTGGTCATCTGCACGGCGTTGATCAGGGCAGCCTCGGTGTGCACCACGCGCATCCCGCGGCCACCACCGCCACCAGCGGCCTTGATGATCACCGGGTAACCCACGGCCTTTGCAATGCGGCGAATCTGCACCGGATCGTCCGGCAACTCGCCGTCAGACCCGGGCACGCAGGGCACGCCAGCGCGGATCATGGCCTGCTTGGCCGACACCTTGTCACCCATCATGCGGATGTTTTCGGGCGTGGGGCCAATGAACTGGAAACCGCTTTTTTCCACCCGCTCGGCAAAGTCGGCATTTTCGGACAGGAAACCATAACCCGGGTGGATGGCTTCCGCATCCGTCACCTCGGCCGCCGAGATGATGGCGGGCATGTTGAGGTAGGACAGTGGCGACGGCGCCGGGCCAATGCAGACGGCCTCTTCGGCCAGCTTCACATACTTGGCATCACGATCGGCCTCTGAATAGACCATCACGGCTTTGACGCCCAGTTCCTGGCAGGCGCGCTGGATGCGAAGGGCGATTTCGCCGCGATTGGCAACAAGAATCTTTTTAAACATAGGCTGTCTCGCGGCTCATCGCCCGCACGCTGGCGCGTGCCAGGGCAATCTGCTTCGCCTTGCCTTCGGCAAGAACGCCGCGGTTAGCGACCAGAATCTTTTTAAACATGGGCAGGGGTTACTCAATCACGAACAGCGGCTGTCCGTATTCCACGGCCTGGCCGTTTTCACCCAGAATCTTCGTCACGGTGCCGGCTTTGTCGGCCTCGATTTCATTGAGAATCTTCATGGCTTCAATGATGCAGATCGTCTCGCCTTCCTTGACCTGGCTACCCACCTCGACGAACGCCTTGGCGCCGGGGCTCGACGAGCGGTAGAACGTGCCCACCATGGGAGACTTCACCACATGACCGGTCGGCGCTGCTGCCACCGGGGCCGGCAACTCCGCCACAGCTGCGGGTGCAGCGGCAGCCGCCGGAGCGGGCATGGGGGCCGGAACATATTGCTGCACCACGGCGCCGCCACTCTTGACGATACGGACCTTGCCCTCGGCTTCGGTGATTTCGAGTTCGGACACATTCGACTCGGATACCAGGTCGATCAGGGTTTTGAGTTTTCGCAAATCCATGGGAGCTCCAACGGCTATAAAACTAAATAGGGCGCGAATTTACTCCAATTTCAGCCTACTTCAGTCTTCGGAGCACATTTTCCACCGCTGACATCAGGGCATTACCAATGCCATGTGACGTTAAAGTGCCATTTTGCAGCGCGATTCCATCAGCGCAGGATGGTCCACTTTTGCAAATCTTCCGGGGTCACTTGGCCCATTTTACGATGTGCCACACGCCCGTCCCCACTGAACACCACCGTAAAGGGCAGCCCCCCCGTCAGATTGCCCAGCGAACGCCCCAACTCCGAGCCCCCCAGCCCCGCCAGGCCCACGGGAAAATCGAGCGGCAACCGCGCCAGGAATTTCCGCACCGAAGACGGCTGATCAATCGCCAGCCCCACCACTTGCCAGCCGTTGGCCTGGTTCTCGCGATAAAAGGCATTGAGCATGGGCAACTCGTCCACACAGGGCGGGCACCAGGTTGCCCAAAAGTTGAGCAGCAAGGGCTTGCCCGCAAACGCCCCCATGGCCAGGCGCGCGCCCTCGGGCGTATCGAACGCCTGCGCCCATAGCGCCTGCTCTGCGCCCGCCTGCACGGCATGGGGTTGCAGGCGCCACCATGCCAGACCGGCACCGCCAACGGCGGCCGCTGCGGCCACACCGGCATACAGGGCCCGGCGCCGGCTCACCGGCTTTGTGGCGTGAGGGGGCACAGAAGAAGCAGAAGATTCCATCATGGGCGCGGTCATGGAACATTTTCCTGGAGAAGGCGCCGCACGGCGGTGATGTCACCACGCGGCGATCGCCCCTTGGCATCGGGGCGCAAAGCCCCGCGCAAATCGTCAAGATCGTAGATCAGCAAATGCACGCCGATCATTTCACCCAGTTCAGGACACATGCTGCCCACACTCAGGGCCTCCACAGAATCGCCGTGAAAGCCCGGAACAGTGCGCGGCTCGTAATCGACGTTGTGGTCTATCAACGCGATTTCGGCCGATTTGGAGTCATCGCAGAACAACTGCAAATAAATATCTGACAGCCGCGTGGCCGTACCACGCCACACCGCCCCTCCCAAGTGGGGCCGAAAGGCCGCCATGCGTTCCATCCAGACCAGCGCCAGCTGGCGCAGGGCACGCAATTCGTTTGGCTGGGTGTCGGCGCAAAAGAGCGCGATGTATTCGCGCACCGCCTCTTCCACCGCGTCGTTGTCGGGCAGCGGGGTGCGCGCTGGCAGGCCGAGTTCACGCAGCGCGCGGCGCTTGGCAGGGCCCCATTCCAGCCCCTCTTCCACGACCAGCCGGGCAGTGGTGCTGACGATTTCGGCGCTCAAAGATGTTGGCATGGCAGAACCGGATGGCGTTGGAGGCGCTATTGTGGCGCGAACCCATGACAGACCGCCACTGCGCACCCCATGGCCCGGCGGCGACACGGCCATTGGTGGCCACAGGCCACCGATGACACTATGTTTTTCATAGCTTCTCACGCTTACCGCTCAAGCGCTACAGGGCGTTTTCTGGTTGAACCTTAGAATCTGCGCCCATGCACATACACATACTGGGGATCTGCGGCACCTTCATGGGGGGTCTGGCCGCGCTGGCCCGCGAAGCCGGACACAGGGTAACGGGCTGTGATGCCGGCGTTTACCCACCCATGAGCGACCAGTTGCGGGCCCTGGGCATCGAATTGATCGAAGGATTTGGCACCGACCAGCTGGCGCTGCGCCCCGATGTGTTCGTCGTGGGCAACGTGGTCAGCCGGGCCCGCTTGGCAGACGGCAGCCCGAAGTTTCCCCTCATGGAAGCCATCCTGGATGCCGGCCTGCCCTACACCAGCGGCCCGCAGTGGCTGGCCGAACAGGTGCTGCAGGGCCGGCATGTGCTGGCAGTGGCAGGAACCCATGGCAAGACGACCACCACGTCAATGCTGGCCTGGATTCTGGATAGCGCCGGGCTGCAGCCGGGCTTCCTGATTGGCGGCGTGCCACTGAACTTTGGCGTCTCCGCCCGCCTGGGCGCCCCGCAGCGTCCCGGCGCAGGCGACGGGGCGCTCGACACCCGCCCGCTGTTTGTGATCGAGGCCGACGAATACGACACCGCCTTCTTCGACAAGCGCAGCAAGTTCGTCCACTACCGCCCGCGCACGGCGGTGCTGAACAACCTGGAGTTCGACCACGCCGACATTTTTGACGATCTGGCCGCCATCGAACGCCAGTTTCACCACCTGGTGCGCACCGTGCCGCCTTCGGGCCGCGTGGTGGTCAACGGGCTCGAAGAGAGCCTGGCCCGCGTGCTGCACACGGGTTGCTGGAGCACGGTGAGCAGCTTCGGTGCCGCAGTGAGCGATTTTTCTGCCGTGGGCGACCCGCAGGCTTTTGACGTGCTGCACCAGGGCGAAGCCGCAGCGCGCGTGCAATGGGGCCTGACTGGCGTGCACAACCAGCTCAATGCGCTCGCCGCCATCGCAGCGGCGCACCATGTGGGCGTGCCGGTGCAGCAGGCGGCACAGGCGCTGGCCGATTTTCAGAATGTCAAACGCCGCATGGAGTTGCGCGGCACCGTGGGCGGCATCGCCGTGTACGACGATTTTGCGCACCATCCCACGGCGCTGCGCACCACACTGGACGGCCTGCGCCGCAGCCTCGGGCCCGATGCGCGCATCCTGGCGGTGTTCGAGCCGCGCAGCAATACCATGAAACTGGGCGCCATGAAAAGCCAGCTGCCCTGGGCGCTGGAGCCCGCCAACCTGGCCTTTTGCCACACGGCGGGGCTGGACTGGGATGCCGCTGCGGCCCTGGCGCCGCTGGGCGTGGGCCCCGGCCAGCGCGCGCAGACCGCGCCGGACATTGACACCCTGGTCAGCCAGGTGGTGCAAGCGGCGCAACCGGGCGATCACATTGTCTGCATGAGCAATGGCGGCTTTGGCGGCGTGCACGAGCGGCTGTTGCAGGCACTATCAAAAAAATAGCTGTTTGCGCTTACTACATAAGCGCTAGCGGCTATTTTTGCTGAATATTCAGAAGGAAACCGCCATGCCCGGCACGTCCACTCGCACCACGGGTTTGGCCAGCGCGGCACTGGCGGCGCGGGCGAAATCACGCGACCACACGGGATCGTTGAACAACGAGGCGCCGGCGGCGCGCGCCACGGTCAGCACCTTGTCGGCCAGCAACACCTTGCCACTGGCGCGCAGGGGTTCGCAATCCAGGGCAATGAACTGATCGTCCAGCCAGTGGCGCCCGGCTTCATGCGCCATGGGCTCCTGGCCCTCCAGATCAAAACGGAACTCCTGGTTTCCAGTCAGCTGGACCGACACTTCGCTGTGCATGATGGGTTGCCTTTCTGGCGCAAGGGGGATGTAAGCCGGGGCCGCACACCGGCGGGCCCCACCAAAGGTTTGAGCTTACACCGCGCAGCAGCGCAGACTCAGCGCGCGCGGCGGGCCACCACGGCGGCCGACAGTTCGGCCAGCGACTGCAGCGAATCATCCCAGCCCAGGCAGGCATCGGTAATGCTTTTGCCGTATTCGAGCGCAGCGGGCAGGTCCTTGCCCGGCGAGAACTTCTGGGCACCGGCGTTCAGGTGGCTTTCGATCATCAGGCCAAAAACGCTGCGCGAGCCGCCGGCAATCTGGGCGGCGATGTCACGCGCCACATCCAGCTGCTTTTCGTGCTGCTTGCTGCTGTTGGCGTGGCTGCAATCGACCATCAGGGTGGGCGGCAGCTTGGCGGCTTCGAGGTCCTTGCACGCGGCGGCCACGCTGGCGGCATCGTAATTGGGCGCCTTGCCGCCGCGCAGGATGACGTGGCAGTCCTTGTTGCCCTTGGTGTTGACGATGGCGACCTGGCCGTTTTTGTGCACCGACAGGAAGTGGTGGCCCCGGCTGGCCGACTGGATGGCGTCGGTGGCGATGCGGATGTTGCCGTCCGTGCCGTTCTTGAAGCCGATGGGCGCCGACAGGCCCGATGCCAGCTCGCGGTGCACCTGGCTCTCGGTGGTGCGAGCACCAATGGCGCCCCAGCTGATGAGGTCGCCGATGTACTGGGGCGAGATCACGTCCAGAAACTCACTGCCGGCGGGAATGCCCAGGCGGTTGATCTCGATCAGCAACTGGCGCGCGATGCGCAGGCCTTCGTCGATGCGGTAGCTTTCGTCCAGATAGGGGTCGTTGATCAGGCCCTTCCAGCCCACCGTGGTGCGGGGTTTCTCGAAATACACGCGCATCACGATTTCCAGCGTGTCGGCGTACTGGGCGCGCACGGCGGCCAGGCGGCGGGCATATTCCAGCGCCGCGGCGGGATCGTGGATGGAGCAGGGGCCAATCACCACCAGCAGGCGGTCGTCCTTGCCGGCCATGATGTGGTGGATGTTCTTTCGCGTCTGGGTGATCAGCGCTTCCACCGGCGTTCCGCTGATGGGGAAAAAGCGGATCAGGTGCTCGGGAGGTGGCAACACGGTAATGTCCTTGATACGTTCGTCGTCGGTCTGGCTGGTTTTCTCGACGCTGCGGTACCAGGAATCGGTAGCGGGGGTGGCGTGGGCCGTCATGGTGGCTTCCTCGTGGATTGAAATGTCAGAAGGTCAGAAAAACAAAAACCGCCGGGCTTTTCAGCGTCGGCGGTTGGTATGGTGAGGTTGGTGGGCTTGCGCGTTGTCCTCTCATCCGCCGGGGACTGAGATCCAAAACCAAAAATAAAACGCGCTGCGAACTTGCATGTGAATCAATGTAGCACAGTGTTTGCCGCACCGCAGCAAGCATGGGGCTTTGTGGCGTGGCGGCAACTGCCCTGGCGGACGGCGATGGCACCCGGCTGGCGAGGGGCAGGCTTTTATCCGCGCAAGTGCCGCAGCCAGGCCTGCACGCGCTGCCAGCCCGACAAGCGCGGCGGCGCGGCCTCGGACACATCGCTGTGCGGGCCGCTATCGTGCTCGTACATATCGATGAGCAGCAAGGCCTCGCCCAGCGTGCGCCAGGCCAGCAGTTCGAATTGCCGAAAGCAGGCGCCCTCGCGCGCGCTATGGCGCTCCAGCGCCTGCAGCCATGCGGCAATGGTGTCGCGCAACTCCCGCAGCGCGCGCTGGTAGGCGCCAAACTCGTACAACGCGTGCCAGGCGGAACCCAGGCCCGTCAGGAAAAGCTGGTGCTCGCGTGCGCACTGGGCCAGTTCGACCACGCGGCGGGTGATAGCACTGGCATCCGCGCCAGACCGGCGCAGACGCGTCGCCTCGTCGATGTGCATCGACAGCGCCCCCAGGCTGTCCCGCAGCTGGCGGGAATCCTCGTCGGCCACGCCTTCGCGCAGAAAACGGCTGATGTCGCCAAACGACTGAAGGGTTTGCTGCAAACTGGAAAGCGGCGCCGGCATGGCGTGATTGTGCGCCCGCCTCTGCGGGATGTCGTCCCCCGTGCGGCCCGCCGAAAGCCGCAGGGCACCGAAGCCCCCACCCCGGCGGGGTTTCAGGCCGTTCCGCCGACCGTCAGCCCGTCGATCCGCATCGTGGGCTGCCCCACGCCCACCGGCACGCTCTGGCCTTCCTTGCCGCAAGTGCCCACGCCGCTGTCCAGGCGCATGTCGTTGCCGATCATGCTGACGCGCTTGAGGCAGTCGGGGCCGCTGCCGACGATGGTCGCGCCCTTGACCGGGTAAAGAATCTTGCCGTTTTCCACCCAGTAGGCCTCGCTGGCCGAGAACACGAACTTGCCCGACGTGATGTCCACCTGCCCGCCGCCAAAGTTGGTGGCATACAGGCCCTTTTTGATGCTGGCCACGATCTCCTGGGGGTCCTTGTCGCCGCCCAGCATGTAGGTGTTGGTCATGCGCGGCATGGGAATGTGCGCATAGCTTTCGCGCCGGCCGTTGCCGGTGGGCGCCACGCCCATCAGGCGGGCGTTGAGCGAATCCTGGATGTAGCCCTTCAAAATACCGTCTTCGATCAGCACATTGCGCTGACTGGTGTTGCCCTCGTCGTCCACATTGAGCGAGCCGCGCCGGTCGGCGATGGTGCCGTCATCGAGCACCGTGACGCCCTTGGCCGCCACGCGCTGGCCGATGCGGCCGCTGAAGGCGCTGGAGCCCTTGCGGTTGAAATCGCCCTCCAGCCCGTGGCCGATGGCCTCGTGCAGCAGGATGCCGGGCCAGCCGGGGCCCAGAACCACCGTCATCTCGCCCGCAGGCGCGGGGCGCGACTCGAGATTGACCAATGCGGCGTTCACCGCCTCGTCCACATACTGGGCAATTTGCGCTTCATCAAAATACGCCAGCCCAAAGCGCCCACCGCCACCGGCCGAGCCCATTTCACGGCGACCGTTCTGTTCAGCGATCACCGTCACCGACAGCCGCACCAGCGGCCGCACATCGGCCGCCAGCGTGCCGTCCGCGCGGGCCACCAGCACCACGTCGTATTCGCTGGCCAAACCGGCCATGACCTGGGCCACGCGCGGGTCCTTGGCGCGGGCGCGCTGCTCCACCTGCATCAGCAAATCCACCTTGGCCGTGCTGTCCAGCGTGGAGATGGGATCCACGCCGGGGTAGAGGCTGCGCCCGCCTGCTATCTTTTTAGAAGCTACTCGCGCACGACCCGCCTGCGCCACAGCCGAAATAGACCGTACAGTGCGGGCCGCATCAAGCAGCGAGGCTTCGGAGATATCGTCGGAATAGGCAAAGGCTGTCTTTTCGCCGCTGATGGCTCGCACCCCCACGCCCTGGTCAATGGAGAACGAGCCTGTTTTGACGATGCCCTCTTCCAGGCTCCAGCCTTCGCTACGGGTGTATTGGAAATACAGATCGGCATCGTCCACCTGGTGGGTGCGAATTTCAGCCAGCGCACGCGCCAGATGGCCTTCGTCAAGACCAAAAGGCGTCAGGAGCAACTGGCGGGCAACATCCATGCGTTGCAGGGTGGACGCGCGCTGGGGCGCGGCAGAGGGGGAGCGTGATGACATACAGCCATTTTAGGCGTGCCGCCATGCCCTGCGCGGCGCAAGGGGCGCATGCCCTCGCGGCGCACCGCCCCACCCCTGCGGGGCCATGGCACCGTCTGGTTACGCCGCCTGATTCGCCGTCTGGTCGTCCGTCGCCGCCCCGGGGGCGTTGGCCTTGACCGATGCGATACCTTCGTCGCGCGCCTTCTCGCCAGAAAACATCTGGCTTTGGCCAATGACCTGGCCGTTGCCCGCCTTGAGCGTGAAATAGGGCGATCCGTCCTTGGCGCTCAGCCTGCCATAACGGCCATCGTCGGGCGCATTTTTCTTGACCGACTCAATACCATTAAGCGCGCTGGCTTTGGAGTCGTAGAGCTCGCTGGTCAAAATGACCTTGCCGTTGTCTGCCAGCAGATTGAAGACGAACTTTTCGTTCTTGGATTTTTTCAGCTCAAACCTGGACGCCATGGGAAACACCTCCGGATGAATGCCAAAACACGGTTGGCACCCGCGTTGTAACCCGCAAGCCCCCATCGCGCAAGAGGCGGCAGGGAAGGCGGCAGGGAAACGGGAAAGCGCCCGTTAAGCGCCGATTACAGCGCCGGCCGCGCGTCGCTGGGGTCGATGCGCTGCGCCCGCGCCACCGACATCAGAATGCCCAGCGCCAGCCCCAGCGTGACCATGGCCGTGCCGCCATAGCTGATGAACGGCAGCGGCACGCCCACCACCGGCAAGATTCCGCTGACCATGCCCATGTTCACAAACGCATAGGTGAAGAAGATCATCGACACCGCCCCCGCCATGAGCCGCCCGAACAAAGTGGTTGCGCCCACCGCAATGGCCAGCCCGCGCCACACCAGCAGCAAAAAGCACACAATCAGAAACAGGTTGCCGACCAGGCCGAATTCTTCGGAAAAGGCCGCAAAGATGAAGTCGG from Acidovorax sp. T1 includes the following:
- the mpl gene encoding UDP-N-acetylmuramate:L-alanyl-gamma-D-glutamyl-meso-diaminopimelate ligase, which codes for MHIHILGICGTFMGGLAALAREAGHRVTGCDAGVYPPMSDQLRALGIELIEGFGTDQLALRPDVFVVGNVVSRARLADGSPKFPLMEAILDAGLPYTSGPQWLAEQVLQGRHVLAVAGTHGKTTTTSMLAWILDSAGLQPGFLIGGVPLNFGVSARLGAPQRPGAGDGALDTRPLFVIEADEYDTAFFDKRSKFVHYRPRTAVLNNLEFDHADIFDDLAAIERQFHHLVRTVPPSGRVVVNGLEESLARVLHTGCWSTVSSFGAAVSDFSAVGDPQAFDVLHQGEAAARVQWGLTGVHNQLNALAAIAAAHHVGVPVQQAAQALADFQNVKRRMELRGTVGGIAVYDDFAHHPTALRTTLDGLRRSLGPDARILAVFEPRSNTMKLGAMKSQLPWALEPANLAFCHTAGLDWDAAAALAPLGVGPGQRAQTAPDIDTLVSQVVQAAQPGDHIVCMSNGGFGGVHERLLQALSKK
- a CDS encoding 3-deoxy-7-phosphoheptulonate synthase; the encoded protein is MTAHATPATDSWYRSVEKTSQTDDERIKDITVLPPPEHLIRFFPISGTPVEALITQTRKNIHHIMAGKDDRLLVVIGPCSIHDPAAALEYARRLAAVRAQYADTLEIVMRVYFEKPRTTVGWKGLINDPYLDESYRIDEGLRIARQLLIEINRLGIPAGSEFLDVISPQYIGDLISWGAIGARTTESQVHRELASGLSAPIGFKNGTDGNIRIATDAIQSASRGHHFLSVHKNGQVAIVNTKGNKDCHVILRGGKAPNYDAASVAAACKDLEAAKLPPTLMVDCSHANSSKQHEKQLDVARDIAAQIAGGSRSVFGLMIESHLNAGAQKFSPGKDLPAALEYGKSITDACLGWDDSLQSLAELSAAVVARRAR
- the tldD gene encoding metalloprotease TldD, giving the protein MSSRSPSAAPQRASTLQRMDVARQLLLTPFGLDEGHLARALAEIRTHQVDDADLYFQYTRSEGWSLEEGIVKTGSFSIDQGVGVRAISGEKTAFAYSDDISEASLLDAARTVRSISAVAQAGRARVASKKIAGGRSLYPGVDPISTLDSTAKVDLLMQVEQRARAKDPRVAQVMAGLASEYDVVLVARADGTLAADVRPLVRLSVTVIAEQNGRREMGSAGGGGRFGLAYFDEAQIAQYVDEAVNAALVNLESRPAPAGEMTVVLGPGWPGILLHEAIGHGLEGDFNRKGSSAFSGRIGQRVAAKGVTVLDDGTIADRRGSLNVDDEGNTSQRNVLIEDGILKGYIQDSLNARLMGVAPTGNGRRESYAHIPMPRMTNTYMLGGDKDPQEIVASIKKGLYATNFGGGQVDITSGKFVFSASEAYWVENGKILYPVKGATIVGSGPDCLKRVSMIGNDMRLDSGVGTCGKEGQSVPVGVGQPTMRIDGLTVGGTA
- a CDS encoding YegP family protein, whose product is MASRFELKKSKNEKFVFNLLADNGKVILTSELYDSKASALNGIESVKKNAPDDGRYGRLSAKDGSPYFTLKAGNGQVIGQSQMFSGEKARDEGIASVKANAPGAATDDQTANQAA